The window TGCTCGATGCGTGGGGCGAGCATCCCGTGGTCGCCGAGACGCTGCGCGAAGCCTCCGAAGCCCTGGGCGAAGACGTCGGCCGGCTGATCCAGGAAGGCCCCAAGGAAACCCTGGCGCTGACCACCAACACCCAGCCGGTGATGCTGGTGGCGGGTGTCGCCGCCTACCGCGTCTGGATGGCCGAAGTCGGTGTGGCGCCTTCGGTGGTGGCCGGTCACTCGCTGGGCGAATATTCGGCGCTCGTCGCTTCGGGCGTGCTCACGCTGGCCCAGGCCGCGCCGCTGGTGCGCTTCCGTGCCCAGGCCATGCAGGACGCGGTGCCGGTCGGCACCGGCGCCATGGCGGCCATCCTCGGCATGGATGCGCTGAAAGTCATTGCCGGCTGCGCCGAAGTCACCGCGACGCTGCGTGCCGAAGGCCAATCCCTTGAGATCGTCGAGGCCGTGAACTTCAACGACCCCGCCCAGACCGTGATCGCCGGCAGCAAGGCCGCGGTCGAGAAGGCCTGCGAAGTGCTGAAATTACAAGGTGCGAAGCGCGCCTTGCCGCTGCCGGTGTCGGCACCTTTCCATTCGAGCCTGATGCGGCCCGCCGCCGAGAAGCTGCGCGTGAAGCTGGCGGACACCACGTTCGCCGTGCCGCAGATTCCGCTGGTCAACAACATCGACGTGTCGGTGGAGACCGATGCCGACCGCATGCGCGACGCCCTGGTGCGCCAGGCTTACGGCCCGGTGCGCTGGGTGGAGTGCGTGGCGGCGATCAAGGCGCGTGGCGTGCACACGCTGGTCGAATGCGGGCCGGGCAAGGTGCTGGCCGGCATGGCCAAGCGCATCGATGCCGAACTCACCGGCCTGCCGCTGTTCGACGCCGCAACGCTGGCCGAAGTCAAGACTCAACTGGAAGGTGCTGCAGCATGAGCGAACCCATCGTTTTCGCAGGCCAGGTGGCCCTCGTCACCGGCGCCTCGCGCGGCATTGGCGCGGCCATCGCGCTGGCGTTGGCGCAGCGCGGCTTGAAGGTCATTGGCACCGCCACCACCGACGAGGGCGCGGCGCGCATCGACGAGGCGTTGGCGGCCTTTCCGGGCAGTTGCGGCCGCAAGCTCAATGTGAACGACGCCACGGCCGAAGCCGCGGTCGAGGCGCTGGCCAAGGAATTCGGCGGCCTGCAGGTGCTGGTGAACAACGCCGGCATCACGCGCGACACGCTGGCCATGCGCATGAAAGACGAGGACTGGGACGCGGTGATGGATACCAACCTGCGTGCCGTGTTCCGCATGAGCCGCGCCGTGATGCGCACGATGATGAAGCAGCGCTACGGCCGCATCATCAGCATCACCTCGGTGGTCGGTGCCTCCGGCAACCCCGGCCAAGCCAACTACGCCGCGGCCAAGGCCGGCGTGGCCGGCATGACCCGCGCGCTGGCCCGTGAACTGGGTTCGCGCAACATCACCGTGAACTGCGTGGCGCCCGGCTTCATCGACACCGACATGACCGCCAGCCTGCCCGACGAACAACAGAAGGCCCTGCTTTCGCAGATCCCGCTGGGCCACCTGGGCAAGCCGGCCGACGTGGCCCATGCGGTGGCCTATCTGGCCTCGCCCGAAGCCGCCTACGTGACCGGCCAGGAGCTGCACGTCAACGGCGGCATGTACATGTAGGCGCGAGCCGACTTTTTCGAAGAACCCAGCCGTTAAATCCGTTCGGCAGCCGCGCCGGGGTCAAAACCCCGGGCGCGGCTAAAATCACGGATTCTTTTTACAACCCTCAGAGGGAACCATGAGCGATATCGAAGCACGCGTTAAGAAAATCATTGCAGAACAACTGGGTGTGGAAGAAACCCAGGTCACCGCCGAAAAAGCTTTCGTGGCCGACCTCGGCGCCGACTCGCTCGATACCGTGGAACTGGTCATGGCCCTGGAAGATGAATTCGGCATCGAGATTCCCGACGAAGACGCCGAGAAGATCACCACCGTGCAGAACGCCATCGACTACGCCACCAGCCACCAGAAGGCCTGATGCGGTTGCAGCGCGGTGCGCAGGCATCGCGCGGCATGATTCCGCCCTGTTGGCGGCTAACCAACCCAAATACTTATGACCCGTCGTCGTGTCGTCGTTACAGGCTTAGGCTGTGTCAGTCCCGTGGGCAACACGGTGGCCGACTCCTGGCAGGCCTTGCTGGCCGGCCAGTCCGGCATCGATTTCATCCAGAGTTTCGACGCGACCCCGTTCGCGTGCAAATTCGGCGGTGAAGTCAAAGGCTTCAACATCACCGATCTGATTCCCGAGAAGGAAGCGCGCCACATGGACCGCTTCATCCACCTCGGCCTGGCCGCGGCCATCGAGGCGGTGGCCGATTCGGGTCTGCCCACCGGCGACGCGCTCGGCGAGGAAGAAGCCACGCGCATCGGTTGCAACATCGGCTCCGGCATCGGCGGTCTGCCGATGATCGAGAACACGCATGCCGAACTCGTGGCCCGCGGCCCGCGCCGGGTCTCGCCGTTCTTCGTGCCCGCGTCCATCATCAACATGATCTCGGGCCATGTGTCGATCAAATTCGGCTTCAAGGGCCCGAACCTGGCGGTCGTCACCGCCTGCACCACCGGGCTGCATGCGATCGGCCAGTCGGCGCGCATGATCGAATACGGCGACTGCGACGTGATGATCGCAGGCGGCGCCGAATCCACCATGTCGCCGCTGGGCATCGGCGGTTTCGCCGCAGCCCGCGCCTTGAGCTTTCGCAACGACGACCCCAAGACCGCATCGCGCCCCTGGGACAAGGACCGCGACGGCTTCGTGCTCGGCGAAGGCGCGGGAGTGGTCGTGCTCGAGGAATACGAACATGCCAAGGCCCGTGGCGCCAAGATCTACGCCGAAATCGTGGGTTTCGGCCTGACCGGCGATGCCTACCACATGACCGCGCCCGACGTGGACGGCCCGCGCCGCTCGATGCAGATGGCGTTGAAGAACGCCGGCGTCAACCCGGACCAAGTCGACTACCTGAACGCGCACGGCACGTCCACGCCGCTGGGCGATCTGAACGAAACCAATGCCATCAAGCTGGCGCTGGGCGACCATGCGAAGAAGACGCTGGTGAATTCGACCAAGTCGATGACCGGCCACTTGCTCGGCGGTGCCGGCGGGATCGAGAGTGTGTTCACCGCACTCGCGGTTTACCACCAGAAGAGTCCGCCGACGATCAACATCTTCAACCAGGATCCGGAATGCGACCTGGACTACTGCGCCAACACCGCGCGTGATGTGAAGATCGACATTGCCGTGAAGAACAATTTCGGTTTTGGCGGCACGAACGGCACGCTGGTCTTCAAGCGCGTCTGATGCCACGCCCGGCCGCTTTCTCCACCGCGGGCCGCGGCCTGGCACGATCCTTCTGAAGCTCCCGGCTTGAACCATGCACAACGCCCCATCGGTCAGTTATCCGGTGGGGCGTTCGCTTTTTTTCGGCCGGCTGCTGCTCGCCATCTGGCTGTTCGCCGCGGCACTGGCGGCCTGGTGGTGCCTGGGGGCAGCGGCCATGGGCTGGCGCCAGTGGCTGGTGTTGGCGTGCCTGCCGCTGGCCGGCGGGGCGGCCTGGTCGAGCTGGCGTGCCATGGTGCCGGGCGAACTGCGCTGGGACGGCCAGGTCTGGCTCTGGAACCCGGGCGAACAGGCCGAACCGGCCCGGCTGGAGCTGCATCTCGATCTGCAGGACCGGCTGTTGCTGTGCCTGCATCTGGACAGTGGCCACCGGCTGTGGTGCTGGCTCGAATGGACGAACATGCCCGAACGCTGGGGCGATCTGCGCCGTGCGGTATATTCGCGCGCCGAATCACGGGCCGTGTCGGACGATGCGCAACCGAATGCCGTCAAGCCCGCGGCGCCCGCCTCGCCTGAAACATGACCACCACGCCGCCTCCTGTCGAGCCGCCCCCGCCTGCCGCATCCGCCGTCGCCACCGACAGCGACCTGATGCTGGTCGAGCGCACCGTCGCGGGCGATCAGCGCGCGTTCGAATTGCTGGTGATCAAGTACCAGCGCCGTATTCAGCGCCTGATCGGGCGCATGGTGCGCGACGTGGACCTGGTGGAGGACATCGCGCAGGAAACCTTCATCCGTGCCTACCGCGCGCTGCCGAAATTCCGCGGCGATGCCCAGTTCTACACCTGGCTCTACCGTATCGCCGTGAATACGGCGAAAAAGACACTGATGGATTTCAAGCGCGACCCGACGGTCAGCGAAGCCGCTTTACGCCCGTCCGACGACGAAGATGAAACTTCCCGCCGGGAAAGCGAACCAATCAGCTACGAGACCCCTGACACAGTGCTGGCGGCCCAGCAGATCTCGGCCATGGTGAATGCGGCCATGGAGGCGCTGCCCGAGGATTTGCGCCAGGCGGTCACGTTGCGAGAGATCGAAGGCATGAGTTATGAAGACATCGCGGAAGCCATGAACTGCCCCATCGGCACGGTGCGTTCGCGCATCTTCCGGGCGCGCGAGGCGATATCCGCCCGCGTCAAGCCGCTGCTGGAAAACCAGGCGGGCAAACGATGGTGAACCGGATGGCGAAAGAGGAAGGGCGGGGCAACAATGGCCTGAAGCGTGCTCGCAGGGCAGGAATGAGGTGATTCAGATGGATACGGAACATAGCTTGAACAAACACGAAATGCTGTCGGCGCTGGCTGACGGCCAGTTGCGCGGCACCGCTTTCGCGCAGGCCGTCGACCACGTTCTGCACGATGACGAGGCCCGCGCCACCTGGCACCGTTACCACCTCATCGGCGACGTGTTGCGTTCGGGTGAGCTGGCGCGGTGTGAAGGCGACGGCGCCTTTCTCGCGCGCCTGCAGGGCCGGCTGAAGCAGGAGCCCGGCTTCGCGCGTCCCGTGCCCGTGGAACAGCCCTCGCAGGTGGCGGTCGCCGATGCCGTGGCCGGGCGGGCCAATGGGGCCCCGGTGTCCACGGCATTGCCGATGGCTGCCAACGAGCCTGCCTTCCGCTGGAAGATGGTGGCCGGATTCGCCTCGATGGCCGCAGTCGCGGCCATCGGCTGGAACCTGATCGGCGCACCCGGCATGCCCGGCGCGTCGCAGGCCTCCTCGCAGCAGATCGCCTTGGTGTCGGCCCCCACGCTGGCCAGCGTCTCGAGTGAACTCGGTCCGATGGCGGCCGCCTCGCCGATCCAGCTCGTGCAGTTCTCCGCGCCGATGCCGGCCGCCGCGCCGGTGCCACCCAGCCAGACCGTCCAGGCCGTGACGTTGCCCGGCGGGGAGCCGCAGGTCATGATCCGCGACCGCCGGCTCGACGAGTTGATGGCCGCGCACAAACAGTTCGGCGGCACCTCGGCGCTGCAGATGCCCGCTGGCTTCCTGCGCAATGCCACCTTCGACGCCCCCGCGCGCTGAGGCCACGGTTCCTGAAAGCCTGTGATGCGAACTGAGTTTCTCGCCAAGACGCTGCTGGTGCTGGCCTGCGGGCTTGCCGGTTGGCCGCTGGCCGCGCAGCCGGTGTCGCCCGCCGCGCCCAAGGCCGAGCCTCAGGCGGCCGGCGAACCGGGTGCCGAACGCAGCGTCAGCGACTGGCTGCTGCGCATGCACAACGCTTCGCGCAAACGTGCCTATGTGGGCACCTTCGTGGTTTCCTCGGGCTCGGGCAGCCTGTCGAGCGCCCGCATCTGGCACGTATGCAACGGTGACCAGCAGATGGAGCGTGTCGAGACGCTCACTGGCGCGCCGCGCTCCACCTTCCGCCGCAACGACCAGGTGATCACCTTCCTGCCCGACAGCAAGGTGGCCCAGACCGAACGCCGCGAATCGCTGGGCTTGTTTCCGAACCTGCTGCAGACCGGCGACTCGTCGATCCCCGAGTTCTACGGCGCCAAGCGTGTCGGCAGCGAACGTGTGGCCGGCTTCGATGCCGACGTGGTGCGCCTCGTGCCCAAGGACAAACTGCGTTACGGCTACCGCATCTGGAGCGAGAAGAAAAGCGGCCTGGTGGTCAAGCTGCAGACGCTGGATACCGACGGGAGCGTGCTCGAGCAGGCCGCCTTTTCCGAACTGCAGCTCGATGCGCCGGTGCGCATGGACAAACTCGCGGCCATGATGGGCAACACCGCCGGCTACCGGATCGAGAAGGTCGAGATGCAGAAGACCACGGCGCTG of the Rhodoferax koreense genome contains:
- the fabD gene encoding ACP S-malonyltransferase; amino-acid sequence: MKSFAFIFPGQGSQSVGMLDAWGEHPVVAETLREASEALGEDVGRLIQEGPKETLALTTNTQPVMLVAGVAAYRVWMAEVGVAPSVVAGHSLGEYSALVASGVLTLAQAAPLVRFRAQAMQDAVPVGTGAMAAILGMDALKVIAGCAEVTATLRAEGQSLEIVEAVNFNDPAQTVIAGSKAAVEKACEVLKLQGAKRALPLPVSAPFHSSLMRPAAEKLRVKLADTTFAVPQIPLVNNIDVSVETDADRMRDALVRQAYGPVRWVECVAAIKARGVHTLVECGPGKVLAGMAKRIDAELTGLPLFDAATLAEVKTQLEGAAA
- the fabG gene encoding 3-oxoacyl-ACP reductase FabG — encoded protein: MSEPIVFAGQVALVTGASRGIGAAIALALAQRGLKVIGTATTDEGAARIDEALAAFPGSCGRKLNVNDATAEAAVEALAKEFGGLQVLVNNAGITRDTLAMRMKDEDWDAVMDTNLRAVFRMSRAVMRTMMKQRYGRIISITSVVGASGNPGQANYAAAKAGVAGMTRALARELGSRNITVNCVAPGFIDTDMTASLPDEQQKALLSQIPLGHLGKPADVAHAVAYLASPEAAYVTGQELHVNGGMYM
- the acpP gene encoding acyl carrier protein yields the protein MSDIEARVKKIIAEQLGVEETQVTAEKAFVADLGADSLDTVELVMALEDEFGIEIPDEDAEKITTVQNAIDYATSHQKA
- the fabF gene encoding beta-ketoacyl-ACP synthase II, which gives rise to MTRRRVVVTGLGCVSPVGNTVADSWQALLAGQSGIDFIQSFDATPFACKFGGEVKGFNITDLIPEKEARHMDRFIHLGLAAAIEAVADSGLPTGDALGEEEATRIGCNIGSGIGGLPMIENTHAELVARGPRRVSPFFVPASIINMISGHVSIKFGFKGPNLAVVTACTTGLHAIGQSARMIEYGDCDVMIAGGAESTMSPLGIGGFAAARALSFRNDDPKTASRPWDKDRDGFVLGEGAGVVVLEEYEHAKARGAKIYAEIVGFGLTGDAYHMTAPDVDGPRRSMQMALKNAGVNPDQVDYLNAHGTSTPLGDLNETNAIKLALGDHAKKTLVNSTKSMTGHLLGGAGGIESVFTALAVYHQKSPPTINIFNQDPECDLDYCANTARDVKIDIAVKNNFGFGGTNGTLVFKRV
- the rpoE gene encoding RNA polymerase sigma factor RpoE, whose amino-acid sequence is MTTTPPPVEPPPPAASAVATDSDLMLVERTVAGDQRAFELLVIKYQRRIQRLIGRMVRDVDLVEDIAQETFIRAYRALPKFRGDAQFYTWLYRIAVNTAKKTLMDFKRDPTVSEAALRPSDDEDETSRRESEPISYETPDTVLAAQQISAMVNAAMEALPEDLRQAVTLREIEGMSYEDIAEAMNCPIGTVRSRIFRAREAISARVKPLLENQAGKRW
- a CDS encoding sigma-E factor negative regulatory protein, coding for MNKHEMLSALADGQLRGTAFAQAVDHVLHDDEARATWHRYHLIGDVLRSGELARCEGDGAFLARLQGRLKQEPGFARPVPVEQPSQVAVADAVAGRANGAPVSTALPMAANEPAFRWKMVAGFASMAAVAAIGWNLIGAPGMPGASQASSQQIALVSAPTLASVSSELGPMAAASPIQLVQFSAPMPAAAPVPPSQTVQAVTLPGGEPQVMIRDRRLDELMAAHKQFGGTSALQMPAGFLRNATFDAPAR
- a CDS encoding MucB/RseB C-terminal domain-containing protein, whose amino-acid sequence is MRTEFLAKTLLVLACGLAGWPLAAQPVSPAAPKAEPQAAGEPGAERSVSDWLLRMHNASRKRAYVGTFVVSSGSGSLSSARIWHVCNGDQQMERVETLTGAPRSTFRRNDQVITFLPDSKVAQTERRESLGLFPNLLQTGDSSIPEFYGAKRVGSERVAGFDADVVRLVPKDKLRYGYRIWSEKKSGLVVKLQTLDTDGSVLEQAAFSELQLDAPVRMDKLAAMMGNTAGYRIEKVEMQKTTALAEGWSLKGAIPGFKPMSCFKRPTGAGAPSADAAPVAAGKPDGTLQWIFSDGLASVSVFVEDFDPARHAHEGFMAMGATQSLSQHVNDWWITVVGEVPPQTLKAFAQALERSK